Proteins encoded within one genomic window of Anopheles gambiae chromosome 3, idAnoGambNW_F1_1, whole genome shotgun sequence:
- the LOC133392931 gene encoding uncharacterized protein LOC133392931 isoform X1 has translation MSIDGLPLFKSSTKQLWPILIWVESLPEAPVMLVGLFCGQTKPGLVEEFLGPLVEDFNRLQETGLRFGDKVVRLLPSAFVADSPARAFAKGTVYFNAAHGCLKCTCVGVHLNSEHKMIFESVDAELRTDDGFKQRVDKDHHKPWRSPLEKLKNFNMIDGVPYEGLHQFDRGVTLKLVLGLYEGIFENFDKWSPRQKEAVNTFLIKTRLPSEVNRPMRSFRYRHFWKATEFRSFLLHISIAVLKDFMSFDAFNHFLCYFCSVTIFNSTAHKHLWPLAEKFLYNFVKNFPQYYGRAHMISNVHNLLHVSGDVNMFGAVPEYSAYRYENFLLIVRRYVRSGTHVVTQVAGRMQEIASVQVATNRVTQTYPRLKVNGAGIHVTADFVLLPNFKDQWFLTTDNGIIKFLEAKRISSLLCTVIGIQYEIWTEQFSASVDGDQLSSTDLHIYKIDENGQSRSVEIPHYAIKCKFVALRLPSTSFKHLDPQLSSSLISLTPLFHTFQ, from the exons atgtcGATCGACGGGCTTCCCCTATTTAAGAGTTCCACTAAGCAATTGTGGCCAATTCTAATATGGGTGGAAAGTTTGCCTGAGGCTCCGGTAATGCTTGTCGGGCTTTTTTGCGGACAAACTAAACCGGGGCTGGTGGAAGAGTTCTTAGGCCCACTAGTGGAGGACTTTAATAGACTCCAAGAAACAGGCTTGCGGTTCGGCGACAAAGTGGTACGCTTATTACCAAGCGCATTTGTCGCCGATTCTCCAGCGCGGGCATTtgctaaag GTACAGTTTACTTTAATGCAGCGCATGGGTGCTTAAAGTGTACCTGTGTAGGGGTACACCTCAACTCGGAGCacaaaatgatttttgaatCCGTGGACGCCGAACTGCGTACGGACGACGGCTTTAAACAACGAGTAGACAAAGACCACCACAAACCATGGCGATCACCATTAGAAAAGCTCAAAAATTTTAATATGATCGACGGTGTTCCCTACGAAGGTCTCCATCAGTTTGATCGCGGGGTGACCCTAAAGCTTGTTCTAGGGTTATACGAgggaatttttgaaaattttgacaagTGGTCACCCCGACAAAAGGAAGCCGTGAATACTTTTTTGATAAAGACACGGCTTCCTTCGGAAGTGAATCGCCCTATGCGATCCTTCCGCTATCGCCATTTTTGGAAGGCCACCGAATTTCGGTCCTTCCTTCTTCATATTAGTATTGCGGTCTTGAAGGATTTTATGTCTTTTGATGCATTCAATCACTTCTTGTGCTACTTTTGCAGTGTGACGATTTTTAATTCAACGGCACACAAGCATCTTTGGCCTCTTGCGGAAAAGTTCTTATACAACTTTGTAAAGAACTTTCCGCAGTATTATGGTCGAGCCCATATGATCAGCAACGTCCACAATCTCCTGCACGTGTCAGGAGACGTTAACATGTTTGGAGCGGTTCCTGAATATTCCGCATATCGGTATGAGAATTTTCTTCTAATTGTACGCCGATATGTGAGATCGGGCACGCATGTAGTAACACAGGTAGCCGGCCGTATGCAAGAAATTGCATCAGTGCAAGTGGCTACCAATCGTGTTACTCAAACATACCCCCGGTTGAAGGTCAATGGTGCCGGTATACACGTAACCGCCGATTTTGTCCTACTGCCAAACTTTAAGGATCAATGGTTTTTAACCACCGATAATGGCATTATAAAATTTTTAGAAGCGAAGAGGATTTCTTCGCTGTTGTGCACCGTAATTGGAATCCAGTATGAAATCTGGACGGAACAGTTTAGTGCGTCGGTAGACGGTGATCAGTTATCGTCTACCGACCTACACATCTATAAGATAGATGAAAATGGTCAGTCCAGGTCGGTGGAAATACCACATTATGCGATCAAGTGCAAATTTGTTGCACTTCGCCTACCCTCTACTTCCTTTAAACATCTTGATCCGCAACTATCTTCCAGTCTAATCTCCTTAACTCCCCTCTTCCATACTTTTCAATAA
- the LOC133392935 gene encoding uncharacterized protein K02A2.6-like, with protein MEQADANQMDIFADVDPRRLSQNRASVPGVSMPNFAHREGASVVPPMIIQPPSQPTSTPSQSTSTPSLNNASPAIISSADSATMLQMMNLLQQQMTQQQQLLKDFLHARMPSQCAPPTTLQPEQIIDTLSHHISEFQYNKETGITFKSWFSRYLDLFQKDAARIDDAAKVRLLLRKLGPSEHDRYLSFIMPSRPPDFSLEQTVEKLTCLFNTQESLLSKRFKCLQIMKTRTEDHLSYACRINKACVEFELKKLNEEEFKCLLYVCGLKDEIDVDIRTRLLARIEDKACVTLQQLSSECYRLINLKKDSAMIEAPVPERVLAVNTKMHRAPRQFQPKRDNPTTPCWSCGGLHWSRDCPYKQHRCTTCSRTGHKEGYCNTIRSRKPGKRPWKQRKTQLRMVTVNVQSVQQRRRFVSLTMNGTPVRMQLDTASDITVIDHTTWKLIGSPQLAAPSVIARTASGANLSLEGEFPCTVEVNGQAKQTVIRVSKSRLLLLGADVIDAFALWSVPMDSFCCHVTGTSTTPKQWQERFPTVFQGIGLCKKAGVTLTLKDNCRPVFRPKRPVAYAMQEPVNLELDRLEKLGIITPVKFSEWAAPIVVVKKANGKIRLCGDYSTGLNEALRPHDYPLPLPEDIFSRLSNCTMFSKIDLTDAFLQVEIDPQYRPLLTINTHRGLYHYNRLPPGIKVAPAAFQQLMDTMLAGLKGVSGYLDDIIVGGSSEHEHDTNLAEVLHRLQEYGFTIRADKCAFKQQKITYLGHVIDSHGLRPDPSKIELIKKLPEPKDISGVRSFLGAINYYGKFIPNMRKLRYPLDNLLKANNSFCWTPECKKSFATFKSLLSSDLLLTHYDPRQKIIVSADASSIGLGATISHVYPGGAMRVIQHASRALSEAERHYSQIDREGLAIIFAVKKFHKMIFGRRFVLQTDHRPLLHIFGSKKGIPTVTANHLQRFALTLLAYDFSIEYVRTDDFGNADLLSRLINTQAKPEEDTVIACIETDIKAMVVSALHNTPLHFADLIRETRKDPLLQKLVHYIREGWPSNATYTGELSRFFARKDALSTVDGCILFGERVVIPRVLQQQCLQQIHHGHPGIQRMKALASSYLYWPSLDADITEWVKTCNACQAVARSPPHSSPVPWPKAAGPWQRIHVDYAGPLDGDFYLIVVDSFTKWPEVFRTSSTTSAATIGILRGIFARFGVPTTLVSDNGTQFTSEDFKFFCFQNGIEHITTAPYHPQSNGQAERFVDTFKRTVKKISADGRTMQEALDAFLLSYRSTPSSVLEGLKSPAEIMFGRPMRTTLDLLRPPLAGGLTDSPVAAKRREFRSSDLGYVKCYSRNGWSWTAGTIVSRIGNVMYTVRTVNRKTIRSHVNQLRERRERHHHRHRESSESDGLPLDILLDSYHLTPQPTTSTAEPSSASLQHTTYTHTSVSSASHPQTSAVIDPRTASNAEPLHPTNSPIPVQAPTREPRRSSRHRRPPSRFDPYRRF; from the coding sequence ATGGAGCAAGCCGACGCAAACCAGATGGATATTTTTGCGGACGTTGACCCACGCCGATTATCCCAAAATCGTGCCAGCGTACCAGGCGTGTCTATGCCAAATTTCGCGCATCGAGAAGGAGCATCAGTAGTACCGCCGATGATAATCCAGCCGCCATCGCAGCCTACGTCGACGCCATCGCAGTCTACGTCGACGCCATCGCTAAACAATGCGTCACCAGCCATCATTAGCAGCGCGGATAGTGCAACGATGCTGCAAATGATGAATTTGCTTCAACAGcaaatgacacagcagcagcagctgcttaAAGATTTTCTTCACGCGCGCATGCCGAGCCAATGCGCCCCACCCACCACCTTGCAGCCTGAACAAATAATTGATACTCTGTCTCACCACATTTCAGAGTTTCAATACAACAAGGAGACTGGTATAACCTTCAAAAGCTGGTTTTCACGCTATCTCGACCTGTTCCAGAAGGACGCGGCAAGGATCGACGACGCAGCCAAAGTGCGATTGCTGCTGCGCAAACTGGGACCATCCGAGCACGATCGCTACTTAAGCTTCATCATGCCGAGCCGCCCGCCGGATTTTTCACTCGAGCAGACTGTGGAAAAACTTACATGTCTGTTCAACACCCAAGAATCGCTGTTGAGCAAGCGGTTCAAATGCTTGCAGATCATGAAGACGCGGACCGAGGATCATCTCAGCTATGCGTGTCGGATTAACAAGGCGTGTGTCGAGTTCGAGCTGAAGAAGTTGAACGAGGAAGAGTTCAAGTGTTTGCTGTACGTGTGCGGGTTGAAAGACGAGATCGACGTAGACATCAGGACGCGACTGCTAGCCCGCATTGAGGATAAGGCCTGCGTGACCTTGCAACAGCTTTCTTCAGAGTGCTATCGGTTAATcaacctgaaaaaggatagCGCAATGATCGAGGCACCGGTACCAGAGCGTGTTCTAGCAgtaaacacaaaaatgcatcGCGCACCACGTCAGTTCCAACCCAAGCGCGACAATCCTACTACCCCTTGTTGGTCGTGCGGAGGGCTGCATTGGAGCCGCGATTGCCCGTACAAGCAACACCGATGCACAACATGTTCCCGGACGGGCCACAAAGAAGGCTATTGCAACACCATAAGATCCCGTAAGCCCGGCAAACGCCCCTGGAAGCAGCGTAAAACACAATTAAGGATGGTGACAGTGAACGTCCAGAGTGTACAGCAACGGCGCAGATTCGTGTCACTTACGATGAATGGTACACCGGTTCGTATGCAGTTGGACACGGCTTCCGACATTACTGTGATAGATCACACAACGTGGAAGCTCATTGGCAGTCCCCAGTTAGCAGCACCATCCGTAATCGCTAGAACCGCCTCAGGTGCTAACCTATCCCTGGAAGGAGAGTTCCCGTGCACTGTCGAAGTGAATGGACAGGCAAAGCAAACCGTGATTCGCGTCTCTAAATCGCGTTTGTTACTTTTAGGTGCTGATGTTATCGACGCGTTTGCTCTATGGTCGGTTCCGATGGACAGTTTTTGCTGCCACGTTACAGGTACGTCTACCACGCCGAAGCAATGGCAAGAACGGTTCCCAACAGTCTTTCAAGGAATAGGCCTATGTAAAAAGGCAGGGGTTACCTTGACGCTGAAAGACAACTGCCGTCCAGTCTTTCGTCCAAAAAGACCCGTTGCATACGCTATGCAAGAGCCTGTAAATCTAGAGCTTGATAGGCTAGAAAAGTTGGGTATAATAACACCTGTAAAGTTTTCTGAATGGGCAGCACCGATAGTAGTGGTTAAGAAGGCAAACGGGAAAATTCGGCTATGTGGCGATTATTCCACTGGGTTGAACGAAGCGCTAAGACCACATGATTACCCGTTACCACTTCCAGAGGACATATTTTCAAGGCTGTCCAACTGCACCATGTTCAGCAAAATCGACTTAACGGACGCCTTTCTCCAAGTCGAAATCGATCCTCAATACAGACCGCTACTTACCATAAATACGCATAGAGGCTTGTACCACTACAACCGCCTACCGCCCGGCATCAAAGTTGCTCCTGCTGCCTTCCAGCAACTTATGGATACAATGCTCGCAGGGCTTAAGGGCGTATCAGGATATCTTGACGATATCATCGTAGGAGGAAGTAGCGAACATGAGCATGACACAAATTTGGCAGAAGTATTACACAGGCTTCAAGAATATGGATTTACGATACGAGCCGATAAATGTGCTTTTAAACAGCAGAAAATCACGTACCTTGGACACGTGATCGATAGCCACGGACTACGACCAGATCCGTCAAAAATCGAGCTTATAAAGAAGCTCCCTGAACCGAAAGACATATCCGGTGTGAGATCATTTCTGGGAGCAATTAATTATTACGGGAAGTTCATCCCGAATATGAGGAAGCTGCGATATCCGTTAGACAATTTGCTTAAGGCAAATAATTCATTCTGCTGGACGCCAGAATGCAAAAAGTCGTTCGCAACGTTCAAGTCTCTCCTATCGTCCGACCTACTTCTAACGCACTATGATCCACGGCAGAAGATAATCGTTTCTGCAGACGCTTCGTCCATCGGCCTTGGCGCAACGATTAGCCACGTGTATCCTGGAGGTGCAATGCGCGTAATTCAACATGCTTCCCGCGCCCTCAGTGAAGCAGAGCGTCATTACAGCCAAATCGATCGCGAAGGCTTGGCTATCATCTTCGCTgtaaaaaagtttcataaaatGATCTTCGGCAGGCGTTTTGTTCTTCAAACGGACCATCGACCTCTTCTTCATATTTTCGGCTCGAAGAAGGGTATCCCGACCGTCACCGCAAACCATTTGCAGCGTTTCGCACTCACTCTTCTAGCGTATGATTTCAGCATAGAGTATGTACGCACCGATGACTTCGGAAACGCTGATTTGCTTTCGCGCCTGATCAACACACAAGCCAAACCTGAAGAAGACACCGTGATCGCATGCATAGAAACAGACATCAAAGCAATGGTGGTAAGTGCGCTTCATAACACTCCACTTCATTTTGCAGACCTTATCAGAGAAACACGGAAAGACCCCCTACTGCAAAAGCTCGTGCATTACATACGTGAAGGATGGCCCAGTAATGCAACCTACACAGGGGAATTGTCTCGTTTCTTTGCACGTAAGGATGCTTTATCAACCGTTGATGGTTGTATTTTGTTCGGGGAGAGGGTGGTGATTCCTCGAGTTCTACAACAGCAATGTCTGCAACAAATACACCACGGTCATCCTGGCATACAACGGATGAAAGCATTGGCCAGTAGCTACCTTTATTGGCCATCCTTGGACGCTGACATCACAGAATGGGTCAAAACATGTAACGCGTGCCAAGCAGTTGCACGATCACCCCCTCACTCAAGCCCCGTTCCTTGGCCAAAAGCTGCAGGTCCATGGCAGCGCATTCATGTGGACTATGCTGGTCCACTAGATGGAGATTTCTACCTCATCGTAGTAGATTCGTTCACGAAATGGCCTGAAGTATTTCGAACGAGCAGCACTACATCCGCAGCAACCATCGGCATCTTACGCGGAATATTCGCCCGGTTCGGTGTTCCAACCACTCTAGTATCTGATAACGGTACGCAGTTTACGAGCGAagattttaagtttttttgcttccagaACGGCATCGAGCACATAACGACGGCACCCTATCATCCGCAGTCTAACGGGCAGGCTGAAAGGTTCGTTGATACTTTCAAGCGGACCGTTAAGAAAATATCAGCCGATGGGAGAACGATGCAAGAGGCGCTGGATGCATTCCTACTGTCCTACCGAAGTACTCCGAGCTCCGTGTTAGAAGGGCTAAAATCACCAGCGGAGATAATGTTTGGCAGACCAATGCGTACAACCTTAGACCTATTACGTCCACCACTCGCAGGAGGGTTAACAGACAGTCCAGTAGCAGCTAAACGCAGGGAATTTCGCTCGTCCGACCTGGGATATGTTAAGTGTTATTCTCGCAACGGTTGGAGTTGGACAGCTGGGACCATTGTTAGCCGCATTGGAAACGTAATGTACACCGTTAGGACAGTCAATAGAAAGACCATAAGAAGCCACGTGAACCAGCTGCGCGAGCGCCGTgaacgtcatcatcatcgtcatcgtgaaTCATCGGAGTCTGACGGTTTACCGCTAGATATTCTTTTGGATTCCTACCACCTTACTCCGCAACCGACGACATCAACAGCCgaaccatcatcagcatcgcTACAGCatactacatacacacacacgagcgtaTCGTCTGCATCACACCCACAAACGTCAGCAGTCATCGATCCGCGTACGGCCTCAAACGCGGAACCGCTGCATCCAACGAATTCCCCAATTCCGGTACAAGCTCCAACCCGAGAACCACGTCGCTCTTCTAGGCATAGAAGACCGCCCAGTAGGTTCGACCCGTATAGGCGTTTTTAA
- the LOC133392931 gene encoding uncharacterized protein LOC133392931 isoform X2: protein MSLSQDTNISRKRKRYLEKYERQTEAEWTQPKSYTSTEIIPMPSTSNGENNVYSSSTSGDGFNLPNIYPTNNDLLEGDGELDSTNPFPAIFSDSDSDHGDTDRGSDDEDITACWEEAWAFMGKLSPIEGLRTWAIVKNVPRTTLNLLLAVLRNLYHLDVPKDARTFLKTPTEVGLEVQTISGGEFWYQGIETVLRNHFRNTIPEHDTLKIQMSIDGLPLFKSSTKQLWPILIWVESLPEAPVMLVGLFCGQTKPGLVEEFLGPLVEDFNRLQETGLRFGDKVVRLLPSAFVADSPARAFAKGMQSTIVMKIKNIFFILCFVSFQVQFTLMQRMGA, encoded by the exons ATGTCTTTGAGCCAGGATACAAATATTTCGCGAAAACGCAAGCGTTATCTGGAGAAGTACGAGCGCCAAACGGAGGCAGAATGGACACAACCCAAATCTTATACATCGACCGAAATTATTCCAATGCCATCTACCTCAAATG GTGAAAACAATGTATATAGTAGCAGTACTTCTGGTGATGGTTTCAACTTGCCTAACATCTATCCAACTAACAACGATTTACTTGAAGGTGACGGTGAGTTAGATAGTACTAACCCTTTTCCAGCTATATTTTCAGATTCAGATAGTGATCACGGGGATACCGATCGCGgcagtgatgatgaagatatCACAGCGTGTTGGGAGGAAGCCTGGGCCTTCATGGGTAAATTATCACCCATTGAAGGCCTGAGAACATGGGCTATTGTTAAAAACGTGCCGCGAACGACGCTCAATTTACTTTTGGCGGTCTTGCGGAATTTGTATCATTTAGACGTTCCAAAAGATGCGCGGACATTCCTCAAAACCCCCACCGAGGTCGGTTTGGAAGTACAAACGATCTCGGGCGGTGAATTTTGGTACCAGGGGATTGAGACGGTCCTACGCAACCATTTTAG AAATACCATTCCCGAACACGACactttaaaaatacaaatgtcGATCGACGGGCTTCCCCTATTTAAGAGTTCCACTAAGCAATTGTGGCCAATTCTAATATGGGTGGAAAGTTTGCCTGAGGCTCCGGTAATGCTTGTCGGGCTTTTTTGCGGACAAACTAAACCGGGGCTGGTGGAAGAGTTCTTAGGCCCACTAGTGGAGGACTTTAATAGACTCCAAGAAACAGGCTTGCGGTTCGGCGACAAAGTGGTACGCTTATTACCAAGCGCATTTGTCGCCGATTCTCCAGCGCGGGCATTtgctaaaggtatgcaaagcACTATTGTTATGAAAattaagaatattttttttattttatgttttgtttctttccagGTACAGTTTACTTTAATGCAGCGCATGGGTGCTTAA
- the LOC133392932 gene encoding uncharacterized protein LOC133392932, with product MFCFFPGTVYFNAAHGCLKCTCVGVHLNSEHKMIFESVDAELRTDVGFKRRVDKDHHKPWRSPLEKLKNFNMIDGVPYEGLHQFDRGVTLKLVLGLYEGIFENFEMWSPRQKEAVNTFLIKTRLPSEVNRPMRSFRYRHFWKATEFRSFLLHISIAVLKDFMSFDAFNHFLCYFCSVTIFNSTAHKHLWPLAEKFLYNFVKNFPQYYGRAHMTSNVHNLLHVSGDVNMFGAVPEYSAYRYENYTCSHFPLNLYPVAMDRNP from the coding sequence atgttttgtttctttccagGTACAGTTTACTTTAATGCAGCGCATGGGTGCTTAAAGTGTACCTGTGTAGGGGTACACCTCAACTCGGAGCacaaaatgatttttgaatCCGTGGACGCCGAACTGCGTACGGACGTCGGCTTTAAACGACGAGTAGACAAAGACCACCACAAACCATGGCGATCACCATTAGAAAAGCTCAAAAATTTTAATATGATCGACGGTGTTCCCTACGAAGGTCTCCATCAGTTTGATCGCGGGGTGACCCTAAAGCTTGTTCTTGGGTTATACGAgggaatttttgaaaattttgaaatgTGGTCACCCCGACAAAAGGAAGCCGTGAATACTTTTTTGATAAAGACACGGCTTCCTTCGGAAGTGAATCGCCCTATGCGATCCTTCCGCTATCGCCATTTTTGGAAGGCCACCGAATTTCGGTCCTTCCTTCTTCATATTAGTATTGCGGTCTTGAAGGATTTTATGTCTTTTGATGCATTCAATCACTTCTTGTGCTACTTTTGCAGTGTGACGATTTTTAATTCAACGGCACACAAGCATCTTTGGCCTCTTGCGGAAAAGTTCTTATACAACTTTGTAAAGAACTTTCCGCAGTATTATGGCCGAGCCCATATGACCAGCAACGTCCACAATCTCCTGCACGTGTCAGGAGACGTTAACATGTTTGGAGCGGTTCCTGAATATTCCGCATATCGGTATGAGAATTACActtgttctcactttcctctgaatctttatccggttgctatggatcgcaatccatga